From the Teredinibacter turnerae T7901 genome, one window contains:
- a CDS encoding NUDIX hydrolase — MVWHAHVTVATVVEKGGKFLMVQESSAGKTVINQPAGHLEENETLIAAAERETLEETQWEVKVTHLLGTSLYKAPQNGITYFRVSYIAEPFAFREQSPLDSDIECALWLSKEDLLTKEELLRSPMVMRDIERYLAGDRFPLDVHRDFTTK, encoded by the coding sequence ATGGTATGGCACGCACACGTCACCGTCGCAACCGTCGTTGAGAAGGGCGGCAAATTCCTTATGGTGCAGGAAAGCTCCGCGGGCAAAACGGTAATCAACCAGCCCGCTGGGCACCTGGAGGAAAATGAGACGCTAATCGCCGCAGCTGAGCGAGAAACGCTGGAGGAAACTCAGTGGGAAGTGAAAGTGACACACCTGCTGGGTACAAGCCTGTACAAAGCGCCGCAAAATGGAATAACTTACTTTCGCGTGAGTTATATAGCTGAGCCGTTCGCATTTCGCGAGCAATCGCCCCTTGATTCCGATATTGAGTGTGCTCTTTGGCTCAGCAAGGAGGATTTGCTCACTAAAGAAGAGCTCCTGAGAAGCCCAATGGTGATGCGCGACATCGAGCGGTATTTAGCCGGGGACCGATTCCCGCTCGATGTTCACAGAGACTTCACCACAAAATAA
- the sthA gene encoding Si-specific NAD(P)(+) transhydrogenase: MSDFEYDLLVIGAGPAGESAAMAGVKNGLRVGVVEAHNMLGGNCAHRGTIPSKALRNAVKQAIAYHSHPLFRHIHDSQPLTYPRILEAASQVIPKQVELHTEYFTRNRIRVHEGVASFLAKDKVEVIDSQGARDVVAAKDILIATGSRPYRPTDIDFDHPRVYDSDTILEMKHTPRTLIVFGAGVIGCEYASIFSGLGLKVDLINGRERLLSFLDDEISDALSYHLRNNGVMVRHSESHDRLECDDHGVTLYLKSGKRIRADALLWCNGRTGNTDSLNLEKIGLAANHRGQIKVDKAYRTEIENIYAAGDVIGWPSLASASFDQGRSVVAAIQNREVRFVENAPTGIYTIPEISSVGRTESELTAAQIPYEVGRAFFKDTARAQISGEDVGMLKILFHVDTHEILGIHCFGAEASEIVHIGQAIMQQPGEANNISYFATSTFNYPTMAEAYRVAALNGLNRVNRR, translated from the coding sequence ATGTCAGATTTTGAATACGATCTTTTAGTCATTGGCGCTGGTCCTGCCGGGGAGTCGGCAGCGATGGCAGGCGTAAAAAATGGTTTGCGTGTGGGTGTAGTCGAGGCGCACAACATGCTTGGTGGAAACTGCGCTCACCGAGGCACTATTCCGTCCAAAGCGTTGCGAAATGCCGTGAAGCAGGCGATAGCCTACCACTCGCACCCGTTGTTTCGGCACATTCACGACAGCCAGCCTTTGACCTACCCACGGATACTTGAGGCTGCATCGCAAGTCATTCCAAAGCAAGTGGAGCTGCATACCGAATATTTCACTCGCAACCGAATTCGTGTGCACGAGGGCGTTGCCAGCTTTCTCGCAAAAGACAAAGTGGAAGTGATCGATTCTCAGGGTGCGAGAGACGTAGTCGCCGCGAAGGATATTTTAATTGCTACGGGGTCACGTCCTTATCGACCTACGGATATCGACTTTGATCATCCACGGGTTTATGACAGCGACACCATTTTGGAGATGAAGCACACCCCGCGTACGCTGATTGTATTTGGAGCCGGCGTTATTGGGTGCGAATACGCTTCAATATTTAGTGGCCTGGGCTTAAAGGTAGACCTTATTAATGGCCGCGAGCGATTGCTGAGTTTTCTCGATGACGAAATTTCCGATGCGTTGAGCTACCACTTGCGCAATAACGGCGTTATGGTCAGACACAGCGAGTCGCATGATCGTTTGGAATGCGACGATCATGGCGTGACACTGTATCTGAAGTCCGGTAAGCGTATACGTGCGGATGCGTTGCTCTGGTGCAACGGTCGCACCGGTAACACCGATTCACTGAATTTGGAAAAAATTGGATTGGCGGCGAATCACCGTGGCCAGATTAAAGTGGATAAGGCCTACCGCACTGAAATTGAGAATATTTATGCGGCAGGCGATGTCATAGGTTGGCCCAGTCTGGCGAGCGCGTCCTTCGACCAAGGGCGATCTGTGGTTGCGGCAATTCAAAACAGGGAAGTGCGATTCGTCGAAAACGCTCCGACTGGAATTTATACCATTCCAGAAATCAGTTCAGTGGGGCGCACAGAGTCGGAGCTGACCGCGGCACAAATACCTTATGAAGTGGGACGGGCATTTTTTAAAGATACAGCGCGAGCACAGATCAGTGGGGAAGATGTGGGGATGCTGAAAATCCTGTTTCATGTGGATACGCACGAAATTCTGGGTATCCATTGTTTTGGCGCGGAAGCTTCTGAAATTGTTCACATTGGTCAAGCAATCATGCAGCAGCCGGGCGAGGCGAACAATATCAGCTATTTCGCCACCAGTACGTTTAACTACCCGACTATGGCAGAAGCCTACAGAGTTGCTGCGCTCAACGGCTTGAATCGCGTTAACCGTCGTTAA
- the nqrE gene encoding NADH:ubiquinone reductase (Na(+)-transporting) subunit E, with translation MADLIALFVRSVFIENMALAFFLGMCTFLAVSKKVDAAIGLGVAVVVVQTVTVPVNNLLYTYFLADGALAWAGLPNVDLSFLGLITYIGVIAALVQIMEMFLDRYVPALYNALGVFLPLITVNCAIMGGSLFMVERDYNFAESVVFGTGSGFGWALAITALAGIREKMKYSDVPEGLQGLGITFIVVGLMSLGFMSFGGISL, from the coding sequence ATGGCTGATTTGATCGCATTATTTGTCCGCTCCGTATTTATTGAAAATATGGCGCTGGCGTTCTTCCTCGGTATGTGTACCTTCCTCGCAGTGTCGAAGAAGGTGGACGCCGCGATTGGTTTGGGCGTGGCGGTTGTCGTGGTTCAAACGGTTACCGTTCCCGTCAATAACCTGCTGTACACCTACTTTCTTGCTGATGGAGCGCTAGCCTGGGCTGGGTTGCCTAATGTTGACCTGAGCTTCCTGGGCTTGATCACCTATATCGGTGTGATTGCTGCGCTGGTGCAGATCATGGAAATGTTCTTGGATCGTTATGTGCCTGCGCTCTATAACGCTCTTGGAGTTTTTCTGCCACTGATCACCGTGAACTGCGCGATCATGGGCGGCTCCTTGTTCATGGTCGAACGTGACTACAACTTTGCAGAGAGCGTTGTGTTTGGTACTGGCTCCGGTTTCGGTTGGGCGCTTGCGATCACCGCGCTGGCGGGTATCCGTGAGAAGATGAAATACAGTGACGTACCTGAAGGTCTGCAGGGCCTGGGTATAACTTTTATCGTTGTTGGCTTGATGTCGTTGGGCTTCATGTCATTCGGCGGCATTTCACTGTAA
- the nqrF gene encoding NADH:ubiquinone reductase (Na(+)-transporting) subunit F, translated as MNIEIILGVVMFTVVVLALVGIILSARAKLVASGDVNILINGEKTITTPAGGKLLQTLAANNIFLASACGGGGTCAQCKCKVFEGGGSMLPTEESHFTRRDERDGWRLSCQVAVKQDMKIEVDEEVFGVKQWECTVESNPNVATFIKELTLRLPEGENVDFRAGGYVQLECPPHHVKFSDFEIDEEYRGDWEHFGFFKLESKVNEPVIRAYSMANYPEEKGVVKFNIRIATPPPRTQGLPPGKMSSYVFGLKPGDKITVYGPFGEFFAKDTNNEMVFIGGGAGMAPMRSHIFDQLRRLKTDRKMSFWYGARSLREMFYAEEYDQLASENENFVWHVALSDPQPEDNWEGYTGFIHNVLYENYLKDHPAPEDCEFYMCGPPMMNAAVIKMLKDLGVEDENILLDDFGG; from the coding sequence ATGAATATTGAAATTATCCTTGGTGTGGTCATGTTCACTGTTGTGGTGCTTGCGCTGGTGGGGATCATCCTCAGCGCTCGCGCCAAACTGGTGGCTAGTGGCGACGTCAACATTCTCATTAATGGCGAAAAAACCATTACAACACCCGCTGGTGGAAAACTGCTGCAAACACTTGCGGCAAATAATATTTTCCTTGCGTCGGCTTGTGGTGGTGGTGGTACCTGTGCCCAATGTAAATGTAAAGTTTTCGAGGGTGGCGGTTCCATGCTACCTACCGAAGAATCGCACTTTACTCGTCGCGATGAACGCGATGGCTGGCGTTTGAGCTGTCAGGTTGCGGTTAAGCAAGACATGAAAATTGAAGTGGACGAAGAGGTATTTGGTGTTAAACAGTGGGAATGCACTGTGGAATCCAATCCGAACGTTGCAACATTCATTAAAGAACTAACCTTGCGTCTGCCTGAGGGCGAAAATGTAGATTTCCGTGCTGGCGGTTACGTTCAGTTGGAGTGCCCGCCTCACCACGTTAAGTTCTCCGATTTTGAAATCGATGAAGAGTACCGTGGCGACTGGGAACACTTCGGTTTCTTCAAGCTGGAGTCCAAGGTGAATGAGCCGGTAATTCGCGCGTATTCGATGGCGAACTACCCAGAGGAAAAGGGCGTCGTTAAGTTCAATATCCGTATTGCGACACCTCCTCCCCGTACTCAGGGTTTGCCACCGGGTAAAATGTCGTCCTACGTTTTTGGTCTGAAACCGGGTGATAAGATCACTGTTTATGGGCCCTTCGGTGAGTTCTTTGCGAAAGACACCAATAACGAAATGGTATTTATCGGTGGTGGTGCCGGTATGGCGCCAATGCGTTCGCATATTTTCGATCAGCTTCGTCGTTTAAAAACAGACCGAAAAATGTCGTTCTGGTACGGCGCGCGTTCTCTGCGAGAGATGTTTTACGCAGAAGAGTACGATCAGCTTGCGTCGGAAAACGAAAACTTTGTATGGCACGTAGCTTTGTCTGATCCGCAACCGGAAGATAACTGGGAAGGGTATACAGGCTTTATTCACAACGTGTTGTATGAGAACTATCTGAAAGATCACCCTGCTCCGGAAGATTGTGAGTTCTACATGTGTGGACCTCCCATGATGAACGCAGCGGTTATTAAGATGTTGAAAGATCTCGGTGTGGAAGACGAAAATATTCTGTTAGATGACTTCGGAGGCTAA
- a CDS encoding FAD:protein FMN transferase yields the protein MNLVLRFISKSSEARPVLLASLCFFVLVACSKTPDQRVLRLEGRTMGTTYHITAVADPSVTIAEPALQMEIDKDLENFNQVMSTYISDSELSMLNQEPVGTAMVVSQKLFDILTLSRKISVFTEGAFDITVGPLVNLWGFGPDEMEEKAPDAAKIASALATVGYEHVQLDAAHRQVTRLADVYVDLSAIAKGYGADEVAELLHSHGIENYMVEVGGELVLAGNNPAGKPWRIGIEQPTLAKTGVSQAIAIGKGGIATSGDYRNYFEVNGQRFSHTIDPATGRPITHALASITIVAPTSGEADALATAINVMGPEKGYAFAVKHGLPAYFIIRHGDGFVSKSTPEFEQYKVKL from the coding sequence ATGAATTTGGTATTACGTTTTATATCCAAATCGAGCGAAGCGAGGCCAGTATTACTGGCCTCGCTTTGTTTTTTTGTGCTTGTTGCATGCAGCAAAACGCCGGATCAGCGGGTACTGCGCCTCGAAGGGCGCACAATGGGTACGACCTACCATATCACTGCTGTGGCTGACCCATCTGTCACGATCGCAGAACCTGCGTTGCAAATGGAAATAGACAAGGATCTCGAAAACTTCAATCAGGTGATGTCCACCTATATTTCCGATTCAGAACTCTCGATGCTCAACCAGGAGCCAGTCGGCACCGCGATGGTAGTCTCGCAAAAGCTGTTCGACATACTGACCCTCAGTCGCAAGATTAGCGTCTTTACAGAGGGTGCGTTTGATATTACCGTCGGGCCCCTTGTGAATTTATGGGGCTTTGGGCCGGACGAAATGGAAGAAAAGGCACCTGACGCAGCTAAAATTGCATCGGCCTTGGCAACCGTGGGCTATGAGCACGTACAGTTGGACGCTGCCCACCGACAGGTAACACGGCTGGCTGACGTCTATGTAGACCTCTCCGCTATAGCTAAAGGTTACGGAGCTGACGAGGTTGCTGAACTATTGCACAGTCATGGTATCGAAAATTATATGGTGGAGGTTGGCGGCGAGCTGGTGTTGGCTGGCAATAACCCTGCTGGAAAACCCTGGCGAATCGGTATAGAGCAGCCTACGCTAGCTAAGACAGGCGTGAGTCAGGCCATTGCAATCGGCAAGGGCGGCATTGCAACCTCTGGTGACTATCGCAATTATTTTGAAGTAAATGGGCAGCGGTTTTCACACACTATCGATCCGGCGACTGGCCGGCCGATCACTCACGCGCTTGCCTCTATTACTATTGTTGCACCTACGTCTGGTGAAGCGGACGCTCTGGCAACAGCGATAAACGTCATGGGGCCGGAAAAGGGCTATGCGTTCGCTGTTAAGCATGGCTTGCCAGCCTATTTTATTATTCGTCATGGCGATGGCTTTGTGAGCAAGTCAACGCCAGAATTCGAGCAGTACAAGGTGAAGTTATGA
- a CDS encoding pseudouridine synthase — protein sequence MARIILVNKPYNMLSQFTDSENRATLRQLFTDAAAVEGFYPAGRLDYDSEGLLLLTDEGSLQHRISEPKMKLAKTYWVQVEGEPDSEALAQLRGGVDLKDGRTHPAQVKLLETPTLWERTPPVRHRAQIPTSWLELKISEGRNRQVRRMTAAVGHPTLRLIRYAIGSWQLAGLQPGEHRWDEVHLPQSERKKPHGMARTRHRRNRR from the coding sequence ATGGCGAGAATTATTCTCGTAAATAAGCCCTACAACATGTTGAGCCAGTTCACCGATAGTGAGAACCGGGCCACACTGCGGCAGCTGTTCACCGACGCCGCTGCTGTTGAGGGGTTCTATCCCGCCGGCCGGCTCGATTACGACTCCGAAGGCCTGCTATTGCTCACCGATGAAGGGAGCCTGCAACACCGGATAAGCGAGCCGAAAATGAAGCTTGCTAAAACCTATTGGGTACAGGTTGAAGGCGAGCCGGACAGCGAAGCACTGGCGCAATTGCGTGGTGGTGTAGACCTAAAAGATGGCAGAACTCACCCCGCACAAGTAAAACTGCTTGAAACGCCGACCCTTTGGGAGCGAACTCCCCCGGTGCGCCATCGCGCTCAAATCCCCACATCCTGGCTCGAACTTAAAATCAGCGAAGGACGTAACCGGCAAGTTCGCCGCATGACCGCGGCAGTTGGACATCCCACCCTGAGGCTGATCCGCTATGCCATTGGCTCTTGGCAATTAGCCGGACTGCAACCGGGCGAACACCGCTGGGACGAAGTTCATTTACCTCAATCTGAGAGGAAAAAACCGCATGGTATGGCACGCACACGTCACCGTCGCAACCGTCGTTGA
- a CDS encoding NADH:ubiquinone reductase (Na(+)-transporting) subunit D, producing the protein MKVKELLFKPILDNNPIGLQILGICSALAVTSSMKVTLVMCIALTAVTTCSNFFVSLIRKQIPNNIRIIAQMTVIASLVILVDQILKAVAYDISKQLSVFVGLIITNCIVMGRAEAFAMKNPPLASALDGFGNGLGYSAMLIALAIVRELFGSGSLLGIDILQTVNNGGWYVPNGLLLLPPSAFFLIGLYIWAIRSYKKEQVEKPDFKIAPNTKAREAV; encoded by the coding sequence ATGAAAGTAAAAGAACTTTTATTCAAGCCGATTCTGGACAACAACCCAATCGGTTTACAAATCCTCGGAATCTGTTCTGCGCTGGCGGTAACCAGCAGCATGAAGGTGACCTTGGTTATGTGTATTGCTTTAACCGCGGTGACAACTTGTTCCAACTTTTTTGTGTCGCTGATTCGCAAGCAGATCCCTAACAATATTCGGATTATTGCGCAAATGACGGTTATCGCGTCGTTGGTCATTCTGGTTGATCAAATCCTGAAAGCTGTGGCTTACGACATAAGTAAGCAGCTCTCAGTGTTCGTGGGGTTGATCATCACTAACTGTATCGTAATGGGGCGTGCAGAAGCGTTCGCCATGAAAAACCCGCCACTTGCCAGTGCGTTGGATGGGTTTGGTAACGGCCTGGGCTACAGTGCGATGTTGATTGCCCTGGCGATTGTTCGCGAGCTGTTTGGTTCCGGCTCGCTGCTGGGAATCGACATTCTGCAAACCGTTAACAACGGTGGCTGGTATGTTCCTAACGGCTTGCTGTTATTGCCGCCGAGCGCATTCTTCCTTATCGGCTTGTACATCTGGGCGATCCGCTCGTACAAGAAGGAACAGGTTGAAAAGCCCGATTTCAAAATCGCACCTAATACCAAAGCGCGGGAGGCTGTGTAA
- the nqrM gene encoding (Na+)-NQR maturation NqrM, whose amino-acid sequence MIVYFLAFAVLVLVVTGMSVGVIFSNKPIKGSCGGLGAVGIDGECEICGGDIQKCEEEQERQAKESAPAPAAMFYDADKK is encoded by the coding sequence ATGATTGTTTATTTTCTTGCGTTTGCAGTACTGGTGCTGGTAGTAACCGGCATGTCTGTTGGTGTAATTTTTAGTAATAAGCCCATCAAAGGTTCATGTGGTGGCTTGGGCGCAGTCGGCATAGATGGCGAGTGCGAAATTTGTGGTGGCGATATTCAAAAGTGTGAGGAAGAACAGGAGCGGCAGGCGAAAGAGTCGGCTCCCGCACCCGCAGCGATGTTTTACGATGCGGACAAAAAATAA
- a CDS encoding NADP-dependent isocitrate dehydrogenase, whose amino-acid sequence MSSDKPAIIYTETDEAPALATYSLLPIVQAFAKAAGISVETKDISLSGRVIANFSDYLTADQQQEDALALLGELATKPEANIIKLPNISASVPQLQATIKELQAKGYKLPDYPADPSTEEEKSVKARYDKIKGSAVNPVLREGNSDRRAPASVKQYARKNPHSMGAWESSSKSHVSAMTDGDFYGSEQSVTVDSATTVSIQLVTDAGETLVLKDSLPLQASEIIDSSVLSKTALTAFLAEQIEDAKAQDVLFSLHMKATMMKVSDPIIFGHAVKVFYNSVFDKHAATFAELGVDANNGVGDVYAKIAALPDDKRAEIEADFAALYAERPPLAMVNSDKGITNLHVPSDIIIDASMPAMIRASGQMWGPDGKQKDTKAVIPDRCYAGVYQTTIEFCKQHGAFDPTTMGTVPNVGLMAQKAEEYGSHDKTFEISAAGKVQVVDADGTVLMEHSVEPGDIFRACQVKDAPVQDWVKLAVTRARLSATPAVFWLDEARAHDAQLIEKVKTYLQDHDTDGLDIRILAPVEATQFSLERMKNGEDTISVTGNVLRDYLTDLFPILELGTSAKMLSVVPLMNGGGLFETGAGGSAPKHVEQFVQENHLRWDSLGEFLALAASFEHYGVVHSSEQAKVLADTLDKATAKFLDNNKSPSRKVGELDNRGSHFYLALYWAQELAAQNADTALQSQFTTVAEAMSAAEQAIVDELNSAQGQAVEINGYYKPEPALVSAAMRASKTLNAIVDAI is encoded by the coding sequence ATGTCGAGTGATAAACCTGCGATTATTTACACTGAAACGGACGAAGCACCAGCGCTGGCAACCTATTCGTTGTTGCCCATTGTGCAAGCTTTCGCAAAAGCGGCTGGCATCTCTGTCGAGACTAAAGACATCTCGCTCTCCGGCCGCGTTATCGCGAACTTCTCAGATTACCTGACCGCAGATCAGCAGCAAGAAGATGCGCTCGCGCTGCTCGGTGAGCTGGCGACCAAGCCAGAGGCCAATATCATCAAATTGCCGAACATCAGTGCCTCTGTGCCGCAGCTGCAGGCTACGATCAAAGAGTTGCAGGCGAAAGGCTACAAGCTGCCGGATTATCCTGCTGATCCCTCTACCGAGGAAGAAAAGTCCGTAAAAGCGCGGTACGACAAAATCAAAGGCAGTGCAGTTAACCCTGTTTTGCGTGAAGGTAACTCCGACCGTCGCGCGCCAGCTTCTGTAAAGCAATATGCGCGTAAGAACCCCCACTCTATGGGCGCCTGGGAAAGCAGCTCCAAATCACACGTATCGGCAATGACTGATGGTGATTTTTACGGTAGCGAACAGTCGGTGACCGTCGATAGCGCGACTACCGTCAGTATCCAATTAGTAACCGACGCGGGTGAAACCCTGGTGCTCAAAGACTCGTTGCCCTTGCAGGCGAGTGAGATTATCGATTCTTCAGTACTGAGCAAAACGGCACTTACTGCATTCCTGGCTGAGCAAATCGAAGACGCAAAAGCGCAAGACGTGCTTTTCTCTCTGCACATGAAAGCAACGATGATGAAAGTTTCAGACCCAATCATCTTTGGTCACGCGGTGAAAGTGTTCTACAACAGCGTGTTTGATAAACATGCTGCAACTTTTGCTGAACTGGGCGTTGATGCAAACAACGGTGTTGGTGACGTATACGCCAAAATTGCGGCCCTGCCAGACGATAAGCGAGCGGAAATCGAAGCCGATTTCGCCGCGCTCTATGCCGAGCGTCCTCCTTTGGCAATGGTCAACTCCGACAAGGGTATTACCAACCTGCACGTACCAAGCGATATTATTATCGATGCCTCAATGCCTGCGATGATTCGCGCATCCGGTCAAATGTGGGGGCCGGATGGTAAGCAGAAGGATACCAAGGCGGTGATTCCTGATCGCTGCTACGCGGGTGTTTACCAAACGACTATCGAATTTTGTAAACAGCACGGTGCTTTCGACCCTACGACAATGGGCACGGTACCTAATGTTGGTTTGATGGCGCAAAAAGCAGAAGAGTACGGCTCGCACGACAAGACTTTCGAAATTTCTGCCGCGGGCAAGGTTCAGGTCGTCGACGCTGACGGGACGGTGTTGATGGAACACAGCGTAGAGCCCGGAGATATCTTCCGTGCCTGTCAGGTGAAGGATGCGCCGGTGCAGGATTGGGTGAAGCTCGCGGTTACCCGTGCACGTCTGTCCGCAACTCCTGCGGTATTCTGGCTGGACGAAGCCCGAGCTCACGATGCCCAGTTGATCGAGAAGGTGAAAACTTATCTTCAAGACCACGACACCGACGGCTTGGACATCCGCATTCTTGCTCCAGTAGAGGCGACTCAGTTTTCATTGGAGCGTATGAAGAACGGCGAAGACACCATTTCGGTTACTGGCAATGTGTTGCGTGACTACCTGACTGACCTGTTCCCGATTTTGGAGCTGGGCACCAGTGCGAAAATGCTGTCTGTTGTTCCTCTCATGAATGGCGGGGGATTGTTCGAAACTGGTGCGGGCGGCTCCGCGCCGAAGCACGTCGAGCAGTTTGTGCAGGAAAATCACCTGCGCTGGGATTCGCTCGGCGAGTTTCTCGCACTTGCAGCATCGTTTGAGCATTACGGTGTTGTTCATAGTAGCGAGCAAGCAAAAGTCCTCGCCGATACACTTGATAAGGCAACCGCTAAATTTCTCGACAATAACAAATCGCCTTCGCGTAAAGTCGGTGAATTAGACAATCGCGGCAGCCATTTCTACCTGGCGCTCTACTGGGCACAGGAGCTGGCGGCGCAGAATGCGGATACAGCGTTACAAAGCCAGTTCACAACGGTTGCCGAAGCAATGTCAGCTGCGGAACAGGCTATTGTCGACGAATTGAACAGCGCACAGGGA